GTCATCACCGGTGCGCTGCTCTCCATCCTGCCGCTGATCCTGCTCTTCTTCCTGCTCCAGCGTTTCTGGCGGGTCGACCTGACGGCGGGGTCGGTAAAGTGAGCCGCGCGTGGCCGAGGCACCGGCGCGGTGCGGGCCTGAACATCGTGATGGGGGCATAAGTGGTCGTCGACAGCGGGCGGAGGCGCCCGACGATCGAGGACGTGGCGGCGGCCGCGGGCGTGTCCCGCGGCACCGTCTCCCGCGTGCTCAACGGCGGGATCAACGTCTCGCCGTCGGCGCTCGCCGCCGTGAACAAGGCGATAAAGCAGACCGGGTACGTGGTCAACACGCACGCCCGTTCGCTGGTGACGCAGCGTTCGGGCTCGGTGGCCTTCATCCTGTCCGAACCGCAGGAGAAGTTCTTCGAGGACCCCAACTTCCAGGTGCTGCTGCGCGGATGCACCCAGGCCCTGGCCGCCCACGACATCCCGCTGCTGCTGTCCATCGCGGACAGCGAGCCGGACCTGGAACGGGTGGTGCGCTTCATCTCCGGCGGCCACATCGACGGCGCGCTGCTGGTCTCCACGCACGCGGGCAACCCGGTGATAGGCCGGCTGGCCTCGCTCGGCATCCCGACCGTGGCCTGCGGCCTGCCGATCGGGCACGAGCAGGAGCTGGCGTACGTCGCGGTGAACGAGGCCGAGGGCGGCCGGCTGGCCACGGCGCACCTGGCGAGCCTGGGCCGGCGCCGGATCGCCACCGTCACCGGTCCGCTGGACACGCCCGGCGGCCGGGACCGGCTGGCCGGCTACCGGGAGGCGCTGGGGCAGGCCGGGATCGGGTTCGACCAGAGCCTGATCGCGCACGGCGACTACACCCGGCTGTCCGGCCAGGCCGCCATGGAGGACCTGCTGCGCCGCACGCCCGACCTCGACGCCGTGTTCGTCGCCTCGGACCTGATGGCCCGCGGCGCGCTGGACGCGCTCGAGCGGGCCGGGCGCTCGGTGCCGGGCGACGTGGCCGTGGTCGGGTTCGACGACTCGCTGGCCGCCTCGGCCGGCCGGCCCGGGCTGACCACGGTGCGCCAGCCGTACAAGCGGGTGTGCGAGGAGATGGTGCGGCTGCTGCTCGCGCTGCTCGACGGGCAGGAGCCGGCCGCCGTCATACTGCCGGTGGAGCTGGTGCGCCGGGAGACCGCCTGATCACTTGTAGAGTGCTCCGGGATGGACGGCGCCGGAGCACGGCGCGGGCGAGAACGAAGGCGGCCGCTGGTGGACGGGCTGGATTCGGCCGAGGCAGCGGAGGCCCCGAAGGCTCCGCACGTCCCGGTCATGCTGACCGAGTGCGTCGAAGCGCTCGACGTCGCGGACGCGGCTCCGCGTGCCGTGCTGGTGGACTGCACCCTCGGCCTCGGCGGGCACAGCGAGGCGCTGCTCGAGCGCTACCCGGGCGCGCGGCTGTTCGGACTCGACCGCGACCCGGAGGCGCTCGCCCGCTCCCGGGCCCGGCTGGCCCGCTTCGGCGACCGCTTCGAGGCGGTGCACGCGGTCTACGACGAGCTGCCGGACGTGCTCGCCGAACGGGGCGTCAAACGCGTCCACGGCGTGCTGTTCGACCTCGGGGTCTCCTCCATGCAGCTCGACATGCGCGAGCGCGGCTTCGCCTACGCGTATGACGCCCCGTTGGACATGCGGATGGACCAGACCGCGTCCCTGACCGCGTACGAGGTCGTCAACGGCTACGGGGTGAACGAGCTGACCCGGATCCTGCGCGACTACGGCGAGGAGCGCTTCGCCCGGCGGGTGGCGCAGGCGATCGTGGCCGAGCGGCAGCGCGCGCCGATCGAGCGCACCGGGGTGCTGGCCGAGCTGGTGCGCACCGCGATCCCGGCGGCGACCCGGCGTACCGGCGGGCATCCGGCCAAGCGGACGTTCCAGGCCCTGCGGATCGAGGTGAACGGGGAGCTCGAGGTGCTCGGCCGGGCGATCCCGCGCGCGGTGGACCTGCTCGCCGTCGGCGGTCGCGTGGCAGTGCTCTCCTACCACTCGCTCGAGGACCGCTGGGTCAAGCGCGTGTTCGCGGCCGGCGCGCAGTCCACGGCGCCGCGCGGGCTGCCGGTCGCGCCGCCCGGGACCGAGCCGGTGCTCCAGCTGCTCACCCGGGGAGCGCAGGAGCCGACGACCGAGGAGATCGAGGCCAATCCCCGGGCTGCCTCGGCGAAGTTCCGGGTGGCCGAGCGGGTCCGGCCGGGGTCGGTGCAGGCCCGGCTCGAGGTGTAGAGCGGCGGATGACGCCGCGTCAAGCGATGTCAGAGGCCGGATGTCGCAGCACGCCGCACGCCGCTGCTGACGCATAGTCCGCGCTTGGTAGGCGATACTGGCCCTCGTGGCTGAGCGACCGTCGAGACAGGGGCAGGGGCCGCGGCTCGCCGTGATCGAGGGCTGGGCCGGGCGGCGGTCGGCGATCCCGTTCGCCCTGCTGGTGCTCGGCGTGCTGCTGGCCGGGCTGATCGGGCTGCTGTCGCTGAACACGGCGATGGACGAGAACTCGATCCGGACGCAGCAGGCCGAACAACGCCAGGCGCAGTTGAACGACCGGGCGCAGCAGCTCTCCCAGCAGCTGTCCGGACTCTCCGGACCGGCCGCGCTGGCCTCGGCCGCGGCCGCGCAGGGGCTCGTGCCGAACCCGCAGCCGGCGTTCCTGAACCCGACCACCGGCGCCGTGCTGGGCTCGCCGCGCCCCGCGCCGACCCCGTCGCCCCCGCCGAAGCCGAGCCTCAAGCCCAGCGCGACCGCGTCCGGCTCCGCATCGGCCGGTACGACCGCCACGGCGAGCGCGACGGCGGGCACCACGGCCACGGCGAGCACGACAGCGTCCGCCGGCACGGCCACGACGGCGACGGTGAAGACGACGGTGAAGTCGCTGACGTCTCCGAGCCCGGCCCCGCACGCGAAACCGACGCCGAGTCACTCAGCATCCGGGAGCCCGCGATGAGCCAGACCCCGAACCGGCCGCGCTCCGGCGGCGCCCGTCCCGCCGACGCGGCCAAGGCCGCCCCGGCCAAGCCCGCCGCACCGCTGCGGCTCGGCCGCCCGCGCCGCCGGCTGCGCGTCGGCCTGGTCGCGCTCGCCTTCGTCTTCTCGCTCTACGGCGGCCGGCTGATCCAGCTTCAGGTCACCGACAGCGCCGGGTTCGCCGCGAAGGCGGCCGCCGACCGGACCGCCGACGTCACCCTCTACGCCACCCGCGGCTCGATCCTGGACGCCTCGGGCAAGCCGCTGGCCGAGTCGGTGGACGCCGTCGACGTCATCGCCGACCCGCTGGTGATCGCCCAGGCCAAGCAGAACCCGTCGGTCTACGCCTCGAAGCTGGCCGCCTACCTCGGCAACCCGCCCGGCAGCTTCGACGTGGCGGCGCTGCGGACCAAGCTGGCGAACTCGACCTCGCAGTACGCGGTGCTGGCCCGCCAGGTCAGCCCGGACGTGTGGAAGCGGATCAAGGCGCTGGGGCTGGCCGGGATCACCGGCAACTCCGACCCCAAGGTGGTCTACCCGCAGGGCGCGCTCGCGGCCAACGCCGTCG
This genomic window from Actinospica robiniae DSM 44927 contains:
- a CDS encoding LacI family DNA-binding transcriptional regulator, with translation MVVDSGRRRPTIEDVAAAAGVSRGTVSRVLNGGINVSPSALAAVNKAIKQTGYVVNTHARSLVTQRSGSVAFILSEPQEKFFEDPNFQVLLRGCTQALAAHDIPLLLSIADSEPDLERVVRFISGGHIDGALLVSTHAGNPVIGRLASLGIPTVACGLPIGHEQELAYVAVNEAEGGRLATAHLASLGRRRIATVTGPLDTPGGRDRLAGYREALGQAGIGFDQSLIAHGDYTRLSGQAAMEDLLRRTPDLDAVFVASDLMARGALDALERAGRSVPGDVAVVGFDDSLAASAGRPGLTTVRQPYKRVCEEMVRLLLALLDGQEPAAVILPVELVRRETA
- the rsmH gene encoding 16S rRNA (cytosine(1402)-N(4))-methyltransferase RsmH, with protein sequence MDGLDSAEAAEAPKAPHVPVMLTECVEALDVADAAPRAVLVDCTLGLGGHSEALLERYPGARLFGLDRDPEALARSRARLARFGDRFEAVHAVYDELPDVLAERGVKRVHGVLFDLGVSSMQLDMRERGFAYAYDAPLDMRMDQTASLTAYEVVNGYGVNELTRILRDYGEERFARRVAQAIVAERQRAPIERTGVLAELVRTAIPAATRRTGGHPAKRTFQALRIEVNGELEVLGRAIPRAVDLLAVGGRVAVLSYHSLEDRWVKRVFAAGAQSTAPRGLPVAPPGTEPVLQLLTRGAQEPTTEEIEANPRAASAKFRVAERVRPGSVQARLEV